In the genome of Taeniopygia guttata chromosome 26, bTaeGut7.mat, whole genome shotgun sequence, one region contains:
- the KLHL12 gene encoding kelch-like protein 12 — protein MTRSERAARGEGRAGGGEVCGPGPLPAAVPRAMAPPKDIMTNSHAKSILNAMNALRKSNTLCDVTLRVEHKDFPAHRIVLAACSDYFCAMFTSELSEKDKPCVDIQGLTASTMEILLDFVYTETVHVTVENVQELLPAACLLQLKGVKQACCEFLESQLDPSNCLGIRDFAETHNCVDLMQAAEVFSQKHFPEVVQHEEFILLNQEEVEKLIKCDEIQVDSEEPVFEAVINWVKHSKKEREASLPELLQYVRMPLLTPRYITDVIDTEPFIRCSLQCRDLVDEAKKFHLRPELRSQMQGPRTRARLGANEVLLVIGGFGSQQSPIDVVEKYDPKTQEWSFLPSITRKRRYVATVSLHDRIYVIGGYDGRSRLSSVECLDYTSDEDGIWYSVAPMNVRRGLAGATTLGDMIYVSGGFDGSRRHTSMERYDPNIDQWSMLGDMQTAREGAGLVVANGVIYCLGGYDGLNILNSVERYDPHTGHWTNVTPMATKRSGAGVALLNDHIYVVGGFDGTAHLSSVEAYNIRTDSWTTVTSMTTPRCYVGATVLRGRLYAIAGYDGNSLLSSIECYDPIIDSWEVVTSLGMQRCDAGVCVLREK, from the exons ATGACGCGCTCAGAGCGCGCGGCGCGGGGAGAGGGAAGGGCGGGGGGAGGCGAGGTGTGCGGGCCGGGACCTCTCCCCGCGGCG GTGCCGCGCGCCATGGCCCCCCCCAAGGACATCATGACCAACTCCCACGCCAAGTCCATCCTCAACGCCATGAACGCCCTGCGTAAGAGCAACACGCTCTGCGACGTCACCCTCCGCGTGGAGCACAAGGACTTCCCGGCCCACCGCATCGTCCTGGCCGCCTGCAGCGACTACTTCTGCGCCATGTTCACCAGCGAG CTCTCAGAAAAAGATAAACCCTGTGTGGATATCCAGGGCCTGACAGCCTCCACCATGGAAATCCTGCTGGACTTTGTATATACAGAAACTGTGCACGTGACAGTAGAAAATGTCCAAGAATTGCTTCCAGCAGCATGTCTGCTTCAGCTGAAAG GTGTGAAACAAGCTTGCTGTGAGTTTCTAGAAAGCCAGCTGGATCCATCAAATTGTTTGGGCATTCGGGATTTTGCTGAGACACACAATTGTGTGGATCTAATGCAAGCTGCAGAGGTCTTCAGCCAGAAACATTTTCCAGAGGTGGTTCAGCATGAAGAGTTTATCCTCTTAAATCAAGAAGAGGTTGAAAAGCTCATCAAGTGTGATGAAATTCAG gTGGACTCGGAGGAGCCGGTGTTCGAGGCGGTGATCAACTGGGTGAAGCACTCGAAGAAGGAGCGCGAGGCGTCGCTGCCGGAGCTGCTGCAGTACGTGCGGATGCCGCTGCTCACCCCGCGCTACATCACCGACGTTATCGACACCGAG CCTTTTATACGCTGTAGCCTGCAGTGCAGAGACCTCGTGGACGAAGCCAAGAAATTCCACCTTCGGCCTGAGCTCCGGAGCCAGATGCAAGGACCCAGGACACGAGCACGTCTGG GAGCCAACGAAGTGCTACTCGTGATCGGCGGCTTTGGCAGCCAGCAGTCCCCCATTGATGTGGTGGAGAAATACGACCCCAAGACCCAGGAGTGGAGTTTCCTGCCG AGCATCACCCGCAAGCGGCGATACGTGGCCACGGTGTCCCTGCACGACCGCATCTACGTCATCGGGGGCTACGACGGGCGCTCCCGCCTCAGCTCCGTGGAGTGCCTGGATTACACCTCGGATGAGGATGGCATCTGGTACTCCGTGGCTCCCATGAACGTGCGCCGAGGGCTGGCGGGAGCCACAACCCTTGGAG acaTGATCTATGTTTCGGGTGGGTTCGATGGGAGCCGCCGTCACACCAGCATGGAGCGCTACGACCCCAACATCGACCAGTGGAGCATGCTGGGGGACATGCAGACAGCACGGGAGGGAGCGGGGCTCGTGGTGGCCAACGGAGTCATCTACTGCCTGG gagGCTACGATGGGCTGAACATCCTGAATTCTGTCGAGAGGTATGACCCCCACACTGGACACTGGACAAATGTCACTCCAATGGCCACTAAGCGCTCAG GGGCTGGCGTGGCTCTGCTCAATGACCACATCTACGTGGTGGGTGGGTTCGATGGCACAGCCCACCTCTCCTCGGTGGAAGCCTACAACATCCGCACCGACTCCTGGACCACGGTGACCAGCATGACCACTCCCCGCTGCTACGTGGGGGCCACCGTGCTGCGGGGCCGGCTCTACGCCATCGCCGG ataCGATGGCAACTCACTGCTGAGCAGCATCGAGTGCTACGACCCCATCATTGACAGCTGGGAAGTGGTCACCTCCCTGGGCATGCAGCGCTGCGACGCAGGGGTCTGCGTCCTTCGGGAGAAGTGA
- the RABIF gene encoding guanine nucleotide exchange factor MSS4 → MAAPCAEMEPAAPPAAPAAPPAAAPGSAGLVCAQGRNLRAVLCQRCGSRVLLPGAATFARRELLLPAMRKKAAAAAAGGGGDVLREHWLVRDMFSFENVGFTRDVGNVKFLVCADCEAGPIGWHCLDDKDSFYVALERVAHE, encoded by the exons ATGGCGGCGCCCTGCGCGGAGATGGAGCCGGCGGCGCCtccggccgctcccgccgctcctcccgcggccgcgccgggctCGGCCGGGCTCGTGTGCGCGCAGGGCCGCAACCTGCGGGCCGTGCTGTGCCAGCGCTGCGGCTCCCGGGTGCTGCTGCCCGGCGCCGCCACCTTCGCCCGCCGTGAG ctcctcctgcccgcCATGAGGAAgaaggcggcggcggcggcggcgggcggcggcggggacgTGCTGCGGGAGCACTGGCTGGTGCGCGACATGTTCTCCTTCGAGAACGTGGGGTTCACCCGCGACGTGGGCAACGTCAAGTTCCTGGTGTGCGCCGACTGCGAGGCGGGGCCCATCGGCTGGCACTGCCTCGACGACAAGGACAGCTTCTACGTGGCGCTGGAGCGCGTGGCCCACGAGTGa